In the Candidatus Baltobacteraceae bacterium genome, one interval contains:
- a CDS encoding NAD-dependent malic enzyme has translation MPAARPYTTNARGEFEISARGSDVLHLPAINKGTAFTNVERAALGLTGLLPPAVVSIEQQAARLYDMYSRLPNDLAKNQFLAALQDRNETLFFYLFGQHVVEMFPIVYTPTVGTAIQQYSRQYQRPRGVFLSIEHPELLEESLRNAGASSDDIDLLVATDAEAILGIGDWGVGGMDICIGKLAVYTAAAGIDPTRVIPVMLDVGTDNPSLMDDPLYLGYRHARVRGALYQAFVDRYVQTAHRLFPNALLHWEDFAASNARWILDQYRSKLCTFNDDIQGTAGVVLAAILSALEVTGGRLRDERIVIFGSGTAGIGIADLIRRAIATQGVTDEEAARSFWCIDRNGLLVRDMPNIRDFQAPFARKRDDVRDWTADPQRGITLAEVVRRVHPTVLIGCSGQSGAFTAEVVHAMAQGTPRPIILPLSNPTALSEAVPENLVEWTDGRALIATGSPFDPVLHDGISYTIGQANNAIIFPGLGLGAIVTRARVISDAMFVAAASALAEMVDASTLGAAILPPVSTLRDVSRKVAIAVGEQAAREGIVGAPISDLAQKIDATAWQARYRTIRAV, from the coding sequence GTGCCCGCAGCTCGACCGTATACAACGAATGCCCGCGGGGAATTCGAAATCTCCGCGCGTGGATCGGATGTTTTACATCTCCCGGCGATCAACAAAGGGACTGCGTTCACGAACGTGGAGCGCGCCGCTCTGGGACTTACGGGATTGCTGCCGCCGGCCGTCGTTTCGATCGAGCAGCAAGCAGCTCGTTTGTACGACATGTACTCACGTCTGCCGAACGATCTTGCGAAGAACCAGTTTCTTGCCGCGCTGCAGGATCGCAACGAGACGTTGTTCTTCTACTTGTTCGGTCAACACGTCGTCGAGATGTTTCCGATCGTCTACACACCGACGGTCGGAACGGCAATTCAGCAGTACAGCCGCCAGTATCAACGCCCACGCGGGGTGTTTCTCTCGATCGAACACCCGGAGCTGCTCGAAGAATCGCTGCGCAATGCCGGCGCGTCAAGCGACGACATCGACCTGCTGGTCGCAACCGACGCCGAAGCGATTCTTGGGATCGGCGACTGGGGCGTCGGCGGGATGGACATCTGCATCGGCAAGCTCGCCGTCTACACGGCGGCGGCCGGAATCGATCCGACGCGCGTGATCCCGGTAATGCTCGATGTCGGGACCGACAACCCGTCGTTGATGGACGATCCGCTGTACCTTGGCTACCGGCATGCACGCGTGCGCGGCGCGCTATATCAAGCCTTCGTCGATCGCTACGTGCAGACCGCGCACCGTCTGTTTCCCAACGCTCTTCTGCACTGGGAAGACTTCGCGGCCTCGAACGCGCGTTGGATTCTGGATCAGTATCGTTCGAAACTGTGCACGTTTAACGACGACATTCAGGGAACGGCCGGCGTCGTGCTGGCGGCGATTCTCTCTGCGCTCGAGGTAACGGGCGGCCGGCTACGCGACGAGCGCATCGTGATCTTCGGCTCGGGAACGGCCGGAATCGGTATCGCGGATCTCATTCGCCGCGCGATCGCAACGCAAGGCGTAACAGATGAGGAAGCGGCTCGCAGTTTCTGGTGTATCGATCGCAATGGTTTGCTGGTGCGCGACATGCCGAACATTCGCGACTTCCAGGCGCCGTTTGCTCGCAAGCGAGACGACGTTCGTGATTGGACTGCCGATCCCCAGCGCGGCATCACGCTCGCCGAAGTCGTCCGTCGCGTTCACCCGACCGTCTTGATCGGCTGCTCCGGGCAAAGCGGCGCGTTTACCGCAGAGGTCGTGCATGCGATGGCGCAGGGAACGCCGCGCCCGATCATCTTGCCGCTCTCGAATCCGACGGCACTCTCCGAAGCGGTTCCGGAAAATCTGGTCGAGTGGACCGACGGGCGCGCGCTGATCGCGACGGGAAGCCCGTTCGATCCGGTGTTGCACGACGGCATCTCGTACACAATCGGACAAGCCAACAACGCCATTATCTTCCCGGGCCTCGGCCTTGGTGCGATCGTTACGCGCGCACGCGTCATCAGCGATGCCATGTTCGTTGCTGCGGCCAGCGCCCTCGCCGAGATGGTCGACGCCTCGACGCTCGGCGCCGCGATTCTTCCGCCCGTTTCAACTTTACGTGACGTTTCGCGCAAGGTGGCAATTGCGGTTGGCGAGCAAGCGGCGCGCGAAGGGATCGTCGGCGCGCCCATCAGCGATCTCGCGCAAAAAATCGACGCCACAGCTTGGCAGGCGCGCTACCGCACGATCCGCGCCGTCTAG